Part of the Halalkalibacter krulwichiae genome is shown below.
GATTGTACTGGGAAAAAGTACTCTAGGAACTAATGCTGGAGCAACATTAGCGGCAGGACTAGCGTTCTCTTTCTTGCTTTATCGAGTTATCTTTCAAAGCGTATCATGGAAAAGAGTCGTCTTCTTATGTGGGGGAGTCGTTTCTGTATTGTTCTTATTTTTGTATATGCTACAATTAACGGGAGAACAAACACATATAGGAGTAGCGTTTGAGAGGCTACTTGATGGCGATTTCCTCTATATAAAAGATATTATTCAGCGGAAAATGGCAATGAACCTCAAGATCTTCCGTCATTCCAATTGGACTCAATTGTTTGTCACAAGCTATTTGCTTGGAGCAGTTATCCTTTGGCGAAAAAGATTACAGCTTGAAGGACAAGAGAAGCAGCTTTTTTTACAAACAGGGGTCGTTTCCTCTTTTGCATTACTCCTATTAAATGACTCTGGGGTTGTCGCGGCAGCAACGTCAATGTTCTGTGTAGTCTCAGCTCATTATTATTGGTTGTCTGCCAAGAAGGAGGAGAATCATTTTGACGTTGGAAAAACGGTTAATTCTAGCCAGACAGTTGAGGATTAGCGTTCTTATAATTTTAGCTGTTAGCCTAGCCTTTGATTATTTCCCAAGATTAACAGGGGGATGATTGAGCCACGTATCATTTATATATTGTTGTTTTTATGTTTTATTGGAGCCGTTGTTGCTGAGCTTTTGATTCCAAGAAAAAGCGAGAGAAAAGTCAATGTTCCATTATTTGAGCATGACCTATTTTTTATCTTATATGTTCTAGCTTTTGTAGCTTTATACACAGTAGTAGGTGGGCAATCACAAATTGGATTAACGATTACGCATCCTGTTCTATGGATTTTTGTCGTATATGCATTTGTGAAATGGAATATTGATCGAAAGCAGGCAAAAAAAGAAGAGGAAGAACATTCTCAAGTGAATAGATAATTTTTCAGTGGGCTAACGTCTTAATTGTTAGCTCACTCTTTTTTTTTGGAAGAAAATGTCGAAAAAGACTCATAATTTAGTCCTGCTGAGAGAAACTGTTAAGAGAACTGTGATGTTTTCGTCACGATATAACTATGGTGGACTACCCTTACAGGAGAAAGAGGGAGGGGACTATGAATTTTCGTTTGTTGCTCATTGCAATTATGGTTATGCTTCAATTTAGTTCAGGGGAAGTAGTCCCGTTTTCGAACATCGAAAGTTCCTGTCTGAAGGAGAAGTGAGACCGTTAAGAAAGGCGGAAATATTTAATCAAGATCTTCATCAAGGAAAATTGCAGATTCGATACTTTAATCTAGAATCGGACAAAAAATCAGGAGATTCCATTTTAATAGTAAGCCCTGATGGAAAGTCGATGTTAATTGATGCTGGCATTGTAGCAACAGGTCATAAATTAAATAAGTATTTGAACGACTTGTCAATTGATCGGATTGATGTAGCGGTTGCTACTCATCCACACCATGACCATATTGGTGGTTATGAAACGATTTTGAAGACGAAGCAGATTGGTACGCTTTTGATGCCAGAACTGCCACATACTACAAGTGCTTATGCTCGTTTTTTGAATACCATTCAAAAAAGAAATGTAACACCAACTTATGTCGTAGCTGGTAACCATTTTTCATTAGGGAAAGAAGTATCTGTTGAAGTGCTTAGTCCTAGTCATGAAGCCCTTGAAAAGGCCCGTAAAGAAAAGAAATTATCTACAAGATACATTAACAATCTGTCACTTGTATTAAAAGTGACGTATCGGGATCAGACGTTTTTATTCACAGGAGATATTTATAAAAAACAAGAGGAAAAGCTCGTAAACTTCAAAGGGGAAAAGTTACATGTTGACCTTTTAGATGCCCCGCATCACGGGAAGAGGACTTCCTCATCAAATTTATTTATTCAAACCGTGCAACCAAGCTATACAGTCATTAGTATGAATAATTTAAGAAGCAAAAGAGCGTATAGTCGATATGAGAAAACAGGAAGCAGAGTCGTTTCAACGGGCATAAATGGCAATATACTCATTGTTTCAGACGGACAGTCACTGACGATTAAAACAGAAAGATGAAGGAATAAAGTGTCAAAAAGGGGTATCTCAAAAGGTTAAAGACCTTTTGAGACACCCCTTTTATCATTGTACTTTATTGTTGAAGCTGCTCCCACTCTTCCATTAGATTATCCATTTCGAGCTTAGAGTTATCAATTTCCTGCTGGAATAATTGAGCCTTCTCATGATCAGAGTAAACATCAGGATCACATAATGCTTCTTCTTTTTCGGCACAGAGTAGTTCTAACGCTTCAATTCTTGCTTCAATTTCCTCGATTCGTCTTAACCGTTGTCTTTCTAATTTTTTTGCTTCTTTATCTTGTATATAATTACTTTTATCAGGTTGGATGCTTTCTGTAACGACATGTCCTTTTTCTTGTAAATCAAGTTGTTCACGTTGATACATTTCGTCTTTTTTCTCAAGGTAATAATCATAATCTCCAAGGTAATTAGTCATTTGACCATTCTCAAGCTCTGCCATTCGAGTAGCAATACGGTTAAGGAAATACCTATCATGAGAAACGAATAACAATGTTCCTGGATAATCTATTAACGCATTTTCGAGTACTTCTTTTGCATCAAGATCTAAATGGTTTGTCGGCTCATCAAGAATGAGCACGTTCGCTTTTTGCATCATTAATTTAGCTAAGGCGAGTCTTGCTTTTTCTCCACCGCTTAGTGCAGAAACAGGTTTTAATACGTCATCACCTGTAAACAGAAAGTTACCGAGTACTGTTCGAATTTCCTTTTCTGGTTCTAGAGAATAATCATCCCATAGCTCATGAAGAACTGACTTGTTCGATTTTAAGTTGGCTTGTTCTTGATCGTAGTAGCCAATGGTTACATTGCTGCCAAATTTAATAGAACCTTTTTTAAGAGGGATGGCATTCATTAACGTTTTGAGTAGTGTCGTTTTTCCAGCTCCGTTTGGACCAATTAAAGCAACACTTTCACCTTTATCAACGGCGAGTTCAAGATTTTGAAAAATCGTTGCTTCACCATAAGCGACTTCAAGGTCGGTAGCTCGAATTACTTCATTTCCGCTTTGACGCTTTATGTCAAAAGAGAAGGAAGCGGACTTTTCCGATCCTGACGGGCGATCTAGTAACGTCATTTTCTCTAATTGCTTTCGCCTGCTTTGAGCACGTTTGGTAGTAGAAGCTCTCGCAATATTACGCTGGATAAAGTCTTCTAATTTTGCAATCTCACCTTGTTGTTTTTCAAACTGTTTTAGTTCCTGTTCATACCGTTTCGCTTTCTCTTCAAGA
Proteins encoded:
- a CDS encoding ABC-F family ATP-binding cassette domain-containing protein, which encodes MIVLQCINISKSFGVDPILSNIKLDIQTGERVALVGRNGAGKSTLLKIIAGQISFDSGQLMIPKGIELGYLAQNTGLESDLSIWDEMLTVFKPLQRMEKQIREMEVQMADPALLSDQAKYEKLLKEYDQLQLTFKDKGGYQYEADIRGVLAGMNFADFDYQTKISTLSGGQKTRLALAKLLLTKPDILILDEPTNHLDIATLTWLEQYLVSYKGAILIVSHDRYFLDKIVTEVVEISRTKSTKYPGNYSAYLEEKAKRYEQELKQFEKQQGEIAKLEDFIQRNIARASTTKRAQSRRKQLEKMTLLDRPSGSEKSASFSFDIKRQSGNEVIRATDLEVAYGEATIFQNLELAVDKGESVALIGPNGAGKTTLLKTLMNAIPLKKGSIKFGSNVTIGYYDQEQANLKSNKSVLHELWDDYSLEPEKEIRTVLGNFLFTGDDVLKPVSALSGGEKARLALAKLMMQKANVLILDEPTNHLDLDAKEVLENALIDYPGTLLFVSHDRYFLNRIATRMAELENGQMTNYLGDYDYYLEKKDEMYQREQLDLQEKGHVVTESIQPDKSNYIQDKEAKKLERQRLRRIEEIEARIEALELLCAEKEEALCDPDVYSDHEKAQLFQQEIDNSKLEMDNLMEEWEQLQQ
- a CDS encoding ComEC/Rec2 family competence protein; this translates as MRPLRKAEIFNQDLHQGKLQIRYFNLESDKKSGDSILIVSPDGKSMLIDAGIVATGHKLNKYLNDLSIDRIDVAVATHPHHDHIGGYETILKTKQIGTLLMPELPHTTSAYARFLNTIQKRNVTPTYVVAGNHFSLGKEVSVEVLSPSHEALEKARKEKKLSTRYINNLSLVLKVTYRDQTFLFTGDIYKKQEEKLVNFKGEKLHVDLLDAPHHGKRTSSSNLFIQTVQPSYTVISMNNLRSKRAYSRYEKTGSRVVSTGINGNILIVSDGQSLTIKTER